A DNA window from Mycobacterium sp. IDR2000157661 contains the following coding sequences:
- a CDS encoding FHA domain-containing protein FhaB/FipA — protein sequence MQGLVLQLTRVGFLLLLWLFIWSVLRILRTDLYAPTGAVMVRRGLPLRASLRPNRGKRNVARHLVVTEGALAGTRITLGTQPVLIGRADDSTLVLTDDYASTRHARLSPRGSEWYVEDLGSTNGTYLDRAKVTTAVRVPMGTPVRVGKTVIELRP from the coding sequence ATGCAGGGGTTGGTTCTGCAGCTGACGCGCGTCGGGTTCCTGCTGCTGCTGTGGCTGTTCATCTGGTCGGTGCTGCGGATCCTGCGGACAGACCTCTATGCGCCCACCGGTGCGGTCATGGTGCGACGCGGACTGCCGCTGCGTGCGTCGCTGCGACCCAACCGCGGCAAGCGCAACGTCGCGCGGCACCTGGTGGTCACCGAGGGCGCGCTGGCAGGCACCCGGATCACGCTGGGCACCCAGCCGGTGCTGATCGGCCGGGCCGACGACTCGACCCTGGTACTCACCGACGACTACGCCTCGACGCGGCACGCCCGGCTCTCGCCTCGTGGATCGGAGTGGTACGTCGAAGACCTAGGATCGACCAACGGCACATACCTCGACAGGGCGAAGGTGACGACGGCGGTACGCGTTCCGATGGGCACACCGGTTCGAGTCGGCAAGACGGTGATCGAGCTGCGCCCGTGA
- a CDS encoding FhaA domain-containing protein — MGLIDRIERKLEATVGDASARMFGGSIVPQEVEAMLRREADTGAREVHGGRVLAPNDYVITLSVPDYQKVSADPDLTTTAFAKHLEGYIHEQGWQTYGDVVVRFEQSAQLHTGQFRARGAVNPDSTTGEPAPAPRERASSAEPGVPPMSDNPGYRGGQGPGRPADDYYDRPQDRPQDRPEDNRYGRPDDRGQYPPQDQGGYPPPQDQGGYPPPQDQGGYPPPRQGGYPDQGGYPDQGGYPPPSYEQRPPAGYGPPPGGGYPDQGYRQGPGGYGPPQGGGQPGYGGGPTGEYDYGRPPAPGRHEDGGYGRPGYPDQGGYPDQGGYPEQGGYGGQPYGRPDQGYGGQPDYGRYPDAPAGGGYADSGYGEPAGGGYNYGQDYGQQGGYGGYGQGDYPAGGATVTLQLDDGSGRTYQLREGANVVGRGQDAQFRLPDTGVSRRHLEIRWDGQVALLSDLNSTNGTTVNNAPVQEWQLADGDVIRLGHSEIIVRVH, encoded by the coding sequence ATGGGTCTGATCGACCGCATCGAGCGCAAGCTCGAAGCCACCGTCGGCGACGCGTCGGCGCGGATGTTCGGCGGATCGATCGTCCCGCAGGAAGTCGAGGCGATGCTGCGCCGCGAGGCCGACACGGGTGCGCGCGAAGTCCACGGCGGCCGGGTTTTGGCGCCAAACGACTACGTCATTACCCTCAGTGTGCCTGACTATCAGAAGGTGAGCGCCGATCCAGACCTCACAACGACCGCTTTTGCCAAGCACCTGGAGGGATACATCCATGAGCAGGGGTGGCAAACGTATGGTGATGTGGTCGTCAGATTTGAACAGTCAGCCCAACTGCACACCGGACAGTTTCGCGCGCGTGGAGCCGTCAATCCTGACTCGACCACAGGCGAACCCGCCCCAGCACCCCGAGAACGTGCGTCCAGCGCAGAACCAGGAGTACCACCGATGAGCGACAATCCCGGCTACCGCGGCGGCCAAGGACCGGGGCGGCCCGCCGACGACTACTACGACCGTCCGCAAGACCGTCCGCAAGACCGTCCGGAAGACAACCGGTACGGCCGGCCCGACGATCGTGGCCAGTACCCGCCGCAGGACCAGGGCGGCTACCCCCCACCGCAGGACCAGGGCGGCTACCCCCCACCGCAGGACCAGGGCGGCTACCCCCCGCCGCGGCAGGGCGGCTACCCCGATCAGGGCGGCTACCCGGACCAGGGCGGCTACCCTCCCCCGTCTTACGAGCAGCGCCCGCCCGCCGGCTATGGACCTCCTCCCGGTGGTGGCTACCCGGACCAGGGCTACCGCCAGGGGCCCGGCGGCTACGGACCGCCCCAGGGCGGCGGCCAGCCAGGCTACGGCGGCGGACCCACCGGTGAATACGACTACGGCCGTCCGCCGGCACCGGGCCGTCATGAAGACGGCGGATACGGCAGGCCCGGTTATCCGGACCAGGGCGGCTACCCGGATCAAGGTGGCTACCCCGAGCAGGGCGGCTACGGCGGTCAACCCTACGGGCGGCCGGACCAGGGCTACGGCGGTCAGCCCGACTACGGCCGCTACCCCGACGCTCCGGCCGGCGGCGGCTACGCCGATTCGGGCTACGGCGAGCCCGCAGGCGGGGGCTACAACTACGGCCAGGACTACGGCCAGCAGGGCGGGTACGGCGGGTACGGCCAGGGCGACTACCCGGCCGGCGGCGCCACCGTCACGCTCCAGCTCGACGACGGCAGTGGCCGGACCTACCAGCTGCGTGAGGGCGCGAACGTGGTCGGACGAGGGCAGGATGCGCAGTTCCGCCTGCCTGACACCGGCGTGTCCCGACGGCACCTGGAGATCCGGTGGGACGGCCAGGTCGCCCTGCTGTCGGACCTCAACAGCACCAACGGCACGACGGTCAACAATGCGCCGGTGCAGGAGTGGCAGCTGGCCGACGGTGACGTGATCCGGCTGGGCCACTCCGAGATCATCGTCCGCGTGCACTGA
- a CDS encoding baeRF3 domain-containing protein codes for MSLTDDTANAATPADSPAALRAYRGGLTAPLTADTVTALQSMRAYPSISLLANTTPGRRLDKADLATLLGLAADAEARLEDEAIEDRQPLLDALSDMISRAVSEPSDRAVAFFVSPSHQCRITIPVPVVDRCVVDPTFATRDLVRSLQHSPRHTVLLLSLDEARLLHGHGTTLSPAPGNAFPAYRRTYGKHGGKDSERYNDFLRRVDRALAAALRLNPMPLVLVAAEPTGSKFRRMSLNMSRLAGIVPGNYLKTPTNALSELVRPVLDRYLRSRAQEALDLIERRAGEHRVLRDVDTAWLAARWERPEMLAVEEDFFYPARLAPDGDILIPADDVDHPDVIDGVVDELIEIVLSRGGWIALLPPGRLPEGTHLALTLRQR; via the coding sequence GTGAGTCTGACGGATGACACCGCGAATGCCGCGACCCCGGCCGATTCGCCTGCGGCGCTTCGCGCTTACCGAGGCGGCCTAACCGCACCGCTCACCGCCGACACGGTGACGGCCCTGCAGTCGATGCGCGCCTACCCCAGCATCTCGCTGCTGGCGAACACCACACCGGGGCGGCGGCTCGACAAGGCCGATCTCGCAACGCTTCTGGGGCTTGCGGCCGACGCAGAGGCGCGGCTCGAGGACGAAGCCATCGAGGACCGTCAACCGCTGCTCGACGCGCTGTCGGACATGATCTCCCGCGCCGTCAGCGAGCCCTCCGACCGTGCCGTGGCCTTCTTCGTCAGCCCGTCGCATCAATGTCGCATCACGATTCCGGTTCCTGTCGTAGACCGTTGCGTCGTCGATCCGACGTTCGCGACGCGCGACCTGGTCCGAAGCCTGCAGCACTCCCCGCGCCACACCGTGTTGCTGCTCTCACTCGACGAGGCGCGCCTGCTTCACGGTCACGGAACAACGCTGTCGCCCGCGCCGGGGAACGCCTTCCCCGCCTACCGGCGCACCTACGGCAAGCACGGCGGCAAGGATTCGGAGCGCTACAACGATTTCCTGCGTCGGGTCGACCGCGCTCTGGCTGCCGCGCTTCGACTGAACCCCATGCCTCTGGTTCTGGTCGCAGCCGAACCGACGGGATCCAAGTTCCGCCGCATGTCGCTCAACATGTCCCGGCTGGCCGGCATCGTTCCCGGCAACTACCTCAAGACGCCGACCAACGCGCTCAGCGAGCTGGTGCGGCCGGTGCTCGACCGATACCTGCGGTCACGTGCTCAGGAAGCCCTTGACCTGATCGAGCGGCGCGCCGGCGAGCACCGCGTGCTACGGGACGTCGACACCGCCTGGTTGGCCGCCCGCTGGGAGAGACCCGAGATGCTGGCCGTCGAGGAAGACTTCTTCTACCCGGCGCGTCTGGCGCCCGACGGCGACATCCTGATACCGGCCGACGACGTCGACCATCCGGACGTCATCGACGGTGTCGTCGACGAGCTGATCGAGATCGTCCTCAGCCGGGGCGGCTGGATCGCGCTGCTGCCCCCCGGCCGGCTTCCCGAGGGCACACACCTGGCTCTTACGCTGCGGCAACGATGA
- a CDS encoding DedA family protein, translated as MSASWRLPERFPGISPITSRRRVNACAGSIAVLARLEGHVRSSVLCDEDASVPSGRLYMATYPAADVSGIAGWTVDLMERLGGLGAGLAVFAENLFPPLPSEVILPMAGFAARLGELSVAGAITFTTLGSVLGAWVLYLLGARLGHARMRSLAMRIPLIEVEDIDKTAAWFARHGSKAVFFGRMVPLFRSFISIPAGTERMNFLVFTALTALGSLAWNSALITAGYVLGANWHAIDPYATTVQYLVVAAVIAYLLRFVISRLRRRRSAAERG; from the coding sequence GTGTCCGCCTCATGGCGTTTGCCTGAACGATTCCCGGGCATTTCACCAATCACCAGCCGTCGTCGAGTGAACGCCTGCGCGGGCTCAATCGCCGTGCTCGCGCGGCTCGAAGGTCACGTGCGATCGTCGGTACTGTGTGACGAAGATGCCAGCGTCCCGTCCGGAAGGCTTTACATGGCAACGTATCCCGCTGCGGATGTGAGCGGAATCGCCGGGTGGACAGTCGACTTGATGGAACGGCTCGGTGGGTTGGGCGCCGGATTGGCGGTCTTCGCCGAGAACCTGTTCCCGCCTCTGCCCAGCGAAGTCATCCTGCCCATGGCCGGCTTCGCCGCACGGCTTGGTGAACTGTCGGTGGCAGGCGCGATCACCTTCACCACCCTGGGTTCGGTGCTCGGCGCCTGGGTGCTTTACCTGCTCGGGGCGAGGCTTGGGCATGCACGCATGCGAAGCCTGGCCATGAGAATCCCCCTGATCGAGGTCGAAGACATCGACAAGACGGCCGCGTGGTTCGCACGCCACGGGAGTAAGGCCGTGTTCTTCGGCCGGATGGTGCCGCTCTTTCGCAGCTTCATCTCCATCCCGGCGGGCACCGAGCGCATGAACTTCCTTGTCTTCACGGCCCTCACGGCTCTAGGCAGCCTCGCTTGGAATAGCGCCCTGATCACGGCCGGCTATGTCCTGGGCGCCAATTGGCACGCCATCGATCCCTACGCGACCACCGTGCAGTACCTCGTCGTGGCCGCCGTGATCGCCTACCTCTTGCGGTTCGTGATCTCTCGACTGCGCCGTCGGCGATCGGCGGCCGAGCGCGGCTGA
- a CDS encoding DUF7373 family lipoprotein — protein MRHAYVVLLLAVALVSAACSSTVQGSAVKSTVGASGPALDFSQLDPGRFPTEASQPLGVTGDPLLGVVVEAQRMADYVVGPWEVDPAITGHFAFGAAVLPAAETLALIGPMDLAAAAGRNNLINAFASARTQENRRILLNAVLRFPDGGTARAAVTDMNEVALRQPGAAGPARELEIPGHPDTQASTYATVDGATGQGNAVRSFTAHGPYVLMQLAQSTEGEQQAADLVARSIDLQKPEIDKFRATDPSEFADISLDPSGLLARTIPMDGRDPSFAKNATYEQRGALHFQSDAARSATLFDETGVETVAMAATNVYETRDADGAKGILEGFYAEVSPTAQPANAVPNMPDSRCLGLADGGFYCLATADRYALEVSAPTLLATQQMTAAQYIMLMS, from the coding sequence ATGCGTCACGCCTATGTTGTGCTCTTGTTGGCCGTCGCGCTGGTGTCCGCGGCGTGCAGTTCCACGGTGCAGGGATCGGCGGTCAAGTCGACCGTCGGCGCATCGGGTCCGGCGCTGGACTTCAGCCAACTCGACCCGGGCCGGTTCCCGACTGAAGCAAGCCAGCCGCTCGGCGTGACCGGTGACCCGCTGCTCGGCGTCGTGGTCGAGGCGCAGCGGATGGCCGACTACGTGGTCGGGCCATGGGAGGTCGATCCGGCGATAACCGGACACTTCGCGTTCGGCGCCGCGGTGCTGCCCGCCGCCGAGACCCTGGCGTTGATCGGCCCGATGGACCTGGCTGCGGCGGCAGGCAGGAACAACCTGATCAACGCGTTCGCCTCCGCGCGCACGCAGGAGAACCGCCGCATTTTGCTCAACGCTGTGCTGCGGTTCCCTGACGGCGGAACGGCACGGGCGGCGGTCACCGACATGAACGAGGTCGCACTGCGACAGCCGGGCGCCGCCGGGCCGGCGCGCGAACTCGAGATCCCCGGACATCCGGACACGCAGGCCAGTACGTACGCGACCGTCGACGGCGCCACCGGGCAGGGCAACGCGGTGCGGTCGTTCACCGCCCACGGCCCGTACGTCCTGATGCAGTTGGCGCAGTCGACCGAGGGCGAGCAGCAGGCCGCCGACCTCGTCGCCCGGAGCATCGACCTGCAGAAGCCCGAGATCGACAAGTTCCGCGCCACCGACCCCAGCGAGTTCGCCGACATCAGCCTGGATCCCTCGGGACTGCTCGCGCGCACCATCCCGATGGACGGCCGCGACCCGTCCTTCGCCAAGAACGCCACCTACGAGCAGCGGGGTGCCCTGCACTTCCAGTCCGACGCGGCGCGGTCGGCGACGCTGTTCGACGAGACCGGCGTCGAGACCGTCGCGATGGCCGCCACGAACGTCTACGAGACCCGCGACGCCGACGGCGCCAAGGGCATCCTGGAGGGGTTCTACGCGGAGGTGTCGCCGACGGCGCAGCCGGCGAACGCCGTGCCGAACATGCCCGACAGCCGGTGTCTGGGTCTGGCCGACGGGGGGTTCTACTGTCTGGCCACCGCGGACCGCTATGCGCTTGAGGTCAGCGCGCCGACGCTGTTGGCCACTCAGCAGATGACCGCGGCGCAGTACATCATGCTGATGAGCTGA
- a CDS encoding pyridoxamine 5'-phosphate oxidase family protein: MGKNERAKIVMSDDEIAEFIERSRTATMATVLPDGRPHLVAMWYAVLDGEIWFETKAKSQKAVNLRRDPTVTVMVEDGDTYDTLRGVSIDGRAEIIDDPETALRVGISVWERYTGPYSDEVRPFVDQMMNNRICVRVAPTRTRSWDHRKLGMPAMPLGGSTAQYLAKEN; encoded by the coding sequence GTGGGCAAGAACGAACGCGCGAAGATCGTCATGTCCGACGACGAGATCGCCGAATTCATCGAGCGCAGCCGGACGGCGACGATGGCGACGGTGCTGCCCGACGGCCGGCCGCACCTGGTCGCGATGTGGTACGCCGTACTCGACGGAGAGATCTGGTTCGAGACGAAGGCCAAGTCGCAGAAGGCGGTGAATCTGCGCCGCGATCCGACGGTGACGGTGATGGTGGAGGACGGCGACACCTACGACACCCTGCGGGGGGTGTCGATCGACGGCCGCGCTGAGATCATCGACGACCCGGAAACCGCTCTGCGCGTTGGCATCAGCGTATGGGAGCGCTACACCGGGCCGTATTCGGACGAGGTGCGCCCGTTCGTCGACCAGATGATGAACAACCGGATCTGCGTGCGGGTGGCGCCGACCCGCACGCGCAGCTGGGACCACCGCAAGCTCGGCATGCCCGCGATGCCGCTGGGTGGCAGCACGGCGCAGTACTTGGCCAAGGAGAACTGA
- a CDS encoding nitroreductase family deazaflavin-dependent oxidoreductase, with translation MGAADKPKQLNSPVVAKVMKYAGKAHVWIYRRSGGKIGGNWRVGAGFKKPVPTLLLEHTGRKSGRTLVSPLLYITDGDDVVVVASQGGRDTDPQWYRNLVANPDVHIEIGSDRRAVRAVTATPDEKARLWPRLVETYADFETYQSWADRDIPVVILKPR, from the coding sequence ATGGGTGCGGCCGACAAGCCCAAGCAGTTGAACTCGCCGGTGGTCGCGAAGGTGATGAAGTACGCCGGGAAGGCCCACGTCTGGATCTACCGCCGCTCGGGCGGGAAGATCGGCGGGAACTGGCGGGTCGGCGCCGGATTCAAGAAGCCGGTGCCCACGCTGCTGCTCGAGCACACCGGTCGCAAGTCCGGTCGCACGCTGGTCTCGCCGCTGCTCTACATCACCGATGGGGACGACGTCGTGGTGGTGGCGTCGCAGGGCGGGCGTGACACCGACCCGCAGTGGTACCGCAATCTGGTCGCCAATCCGGACGTCCACATCGAGATCGGCTCCGATCGGCGTGCCGTGCGCGCAGTGACCGCCACGCCTGACGAGAAGGCCCGGCTGTGGCCTCGGCTCGTGGAGACGTACGCGGATTTCGAGACCTATCAGTCCTGGGCGGACCGCGACATCCCGGTCGTCATTCTCAAACCGCGCTAA
- a CDS encoding ferritin-like domain-containing protein, whose amino-acid sequence MTTTQTETTLLAQLRTMLDLTHTEIQIAETRVAQARTEAVRRELTENAENGRIRAEAIQNAIRDLGGYPDTIGPFLGRAAAAVKALTEQAQPFDEALLGDLALEDQLLDRARYIKALAVAAKKSDVQDLADRLITAHSATVNWLTTVLAEDALGGPAALQRTPLQAAAGTAVKIAYLPGQWSAQSVDRIAELVRSAGPAVDDLRQRAQRASEITLKALSASRDGALKRAEDVVRREGAGNAADALHKARAEGGIVDADELPIAGYDELNQTEAVAAVKELDDPSDIRTIIAYEEMHKNRQRLVSAAQVRLADIAKETVGLS is encoded by the coding sequence ATGACGACGACACAGACCGAGACCACGTTACTCGCGCAGCTACGCACGATGCTCGACCTCACCCACACCGAGATCCAGATCGCCGAGACCCGGGTTGCGCAGGCGCGCACCGAGGCGGTGCGCCGTGAGCTGACCGAGAACGCCGAGAACGGCCGCATCCGGGCCGAGGCGATTCAGAACGCGATCCGCGACCTCGGCGGATACCCGGACACGATCGGCCCGTTCCTGGGCCGCGCCGCCGCCGCGGTGAAGGCGCTGACCGAGCAGGCGCAGCCCTTCGACGAGGCGCTGCTGGGTGACCTCGCACTGGAGGACCAGCTGCTGGACCGCGCCCGCTACATCAAGGCGCTCGCCGTCGCGGCCAAAAAGTCCGACGTGCAGGATCTCGCCGATCGCCTGATCACCGCGCACTCGGCGACGGTGAACTGGTTGACCACGGTGCTGGCCGAGGATGCGCTCGGTGGACCGGCCGCGCTCCAGCGCACGCCGCTGCAGGCCGCCGCCGGTACCGCGGTGAAGATCGCGTACCTGCCGGGGCAGTGGTCGGCGCAGTCGGTCGATCGGATCGCCGAACTGGTGCGCTCCGCGGGCCCGGCCGTCGACGACCTGCGTCAGCGCGCCCAGCGCGCCAGCGAGATCACGCTCAAGGCGCTCAGCGCCTCGCGTGACGGCGCGTTGAAGCGGGCCGAGGACGTCGTCCGCCGTGAGGGCGCGGGCAACGCGGCCGACGCGCTGCACAAGGCCCGTGCCGAGGGCGGCATCGTCGACGCCGACGAGTTGCCGATCGCCGGGTACGACGAGCTCAATCAGACCGAAGCGGTCGCCGCGGTCAAGGAACTCGACGATCCGTCCGACATCCGCACGATCATCGCCTACGAGGAGATGCACAAGAACCGGCAGCGGCTGGTGTCGGCGGCCCAGGTTCGCCTGGCCGACATCGCCAAGGAGACGGTCGGCCTCAGCTAG
- a CDS encoding acyl-CoA thioesterase domain-containing protein, producing the protein MSSPRTAFFTPDGDAFVPEPIARGPWGQTISGNYVGGLLGHIVERAAGDPDFQPTRLTVDLFRPAALAPVRVETTVARQGRRLRLVDATMLQDGTAHARSKNTTAHARSKNTTAHARSKNATVVARASALFLRRGEQPADDIWSTPITMPPAPPTPDPVPRGLTTLVWTYGRDDHTPGPGFGLAAWQHSGPKHIWVRDIRPLVAGVELTPFTRAAMAGDMVSSLTNFGPSGLQYINADYTVALARLPKGPYLGLTALTHYSHDGVATGVATLVDEYGPIGSGVANALANPGFDPPHP; encoded by the coding sequence GTGAGCTCACCACGGACCGCGTTCTTCACTCCGGACGGTGACGCGTTCGTCCCCGAGCCGATCGCCCGGGGCCCGTGGGGTCAGACGATCAGCGGCAACTACGTCGGCGGCCTGCTGGGGCACATCGTCGAGCGTGCTGCCGGCGACCCGGACTTTCAGCCCACGCGCCTCACGGTCGACCTGTTCCGCCCCGCCGCCCTGGCGCCGGTGCGCGTCGAGACGACCGTCGCCCGGCAGGGGCGCCGCCTTCGCCTGGTCGATGCGACCATGCTGCAGGACGGCACCGCGCACGCGAGGAGCAAAAACACCACTGCGCACGCGAGGAGCAAAAACACCACCGCGCACGCGAGGAGCAAGAACGCCACCGTCGTGGCCAGAGCCAGCGCACTGTTCCTGCGGCGCGGCGAGCAACCCGCCGACGACATCTGGTCGACTCCGATCACCATGCCGCCGGCGCCACCCACGCCCGACCCGGTCCCCCGCGGCCTCACCACGCTGGTGTGGACCTACGGCAGGGACGACCACACTCCAGGTCCGGGGTTCGGGCTGGCCGCGTGGCAGCACTCCGGTCCTAAGCACATCTGGGTGCGCGACATCCGACCCCTGGTCGCCGGGGTGGAGCTCACCCCGTTCACCCGTGCCGCGATGGCCGGCGACATGGTGAGCTCGTTGACCAACTTCGGTCCGAGCGGTCTGCAGTACATCAACGCCGACTACACGGTGGCGCTCGCCCGGCTGCCGAAGGGGCCTTATCTGGGACTGACCGCGTTGACGCACTACAGTCACGACGGCGTGGCGACGGGCGTCGCGACCCTGGTGGACGAGTACGGCCCGATCGGCAGCGGCGTCGCCAATGCGCTGGCCAACCCCGGCTTCGACCCGCCCCATCCCTAG
- a CDS encoding GNAT family N-acetyltransferase: MSTDKTGAATEVTEQADRFTIAVEGKTVGMAEFADRDAQRVFTHTEVDGDFEGRGLATIIIEEAVQQTRNDGMRIVPVCEMVADYVEKHDEYADAVDPVSSDVKRWPADHQSS; the protein is encoded by the coding sequence ATGAGCACCGACAAGACCGGCGCCGCCACCGAAGTCACCGAACAGGCCGACCGCTTCACCATCGCCGTAGAGGGCAAGACCGTCGGGATGGCCGAGTTCGCCGACCGCGACGCACAGCGCGTCTTCACCCACACCGAGGTCGACGGCGACTTCGAGGGCCGGGGGTTGGCGACGATCATCATCGAGGAGGCGGTACAGCAGACCCGCAACGACGGGATGCGCATCGTGCCCGTCTGCGAAATGGTCGCCGACTACGTCGAGAAGCACGACGAGTACGCCGACGCCGTCGACCCGGTGTCCTCCGACGTCAAACGCTGGCCGGCAGATCACCAGTCGAGCTAG
- a CDS encoding EVE domain-containing protein, translated as MTNWMNTVSRDHVEIGVRGRFTQANHGKPHMLRRMARGDWLVFYSPRTAHPDGPALQAFTAIGQIADDEPYQVTMSPDFQPWRRNVDFLDCTETPIRPLLDRLDFIEDTSRWGYKFRFGVFTFGDHDLQVIRSAMTGCFDTAAAGTPDP; from the coding sequence ATGACCAACTGGATGAACACGGTGAGCCGCGACCACGTCGAGATCGGCGTGCGCGGCCGCTTCACACAGGCCAACCACGGCAAACCCCACATGCTGCGCAGGATGGCGCGCGGCGACTGGCTCGTCTTCTACTCGCCGCGAACGGCCCATCCCGACGGACCGGCGCTGCAGGCGTTCACCGCCATCGGGCAGATCGCCGACGACGAGCCCTACCAGGTGACCATGTCCCCGGACTTCCAGCCGTGGCGGCGCAACGTCGACTTCCTCGACTGCACCGAGACGCCGATCCGCCCGCTGCTCGACCGGCTGGACTTCATCGAGGACACGTCGCGCTGGGGCTACAAGTTCCGGTTCGGGGTGTTCACGTTCGGCGACCACGACCTGCAGGTGATCCGCTCGGCGATGACCGGATGCTTCGACACGGCGGCCGCGGGTACACCGGACCCATGA
- a CDS encoding acyl-CoA carboxylase subunit beta, translated as MSDEPLRDDHAELLRRRALTEDAARPDAVARRHAADGRTARENIADLVDEGSFVEYGRFAIAAQRHRRDLADLIARTPADGLVAGTARIDGSACAVLSYDYTVLAGTQGALGHRKKDRLFELIERMRLPTVFFAEGGGGRPGDTDIPVVSALDARAFKLWAALSGVVPRIAVVKGRCFAGNAVIAGCADLIVATEDASIGMGGPAMIAGGGLGDVPPDEVGPMAVQAPNGVVDVVVADEGEAVAVTRKLLGYFQGAAAPGRGGDQTRLRTMVPERARRAYQVAPIIETLADEGSVTFLRPRFAAEMVTALARIDGRAVGVIANNTMVMAGAITAAAADKAARFLQLCDAFGLPIVSLVDCPGYMVGPAAEAEGLVRRASRMLVAGAALEVPVVAVVLRRGYGLGAQAMTGGSLHEPVLTVAWPGAHLGPMGLEGAVRLGMRKELEAIADADEREERVRLATAAAQENAKALNAAALFEIDDVIDPADTRDIIIATLAAATSHPSRGAGRRFIDTW; from the coding sequence GTGAGTGACGAGCCGTTGCGCGACGACCACGCCGAGTTGCTGCGCCGCCGCGCGCTCACCGAGGACGCGGCCCGGCCCGACGCCGTGGCGCGCAGGCATGCCGCCGACGGCAGAACCGCCCGCGAGAACATCGCCGACCTCGTCGACGAGGGATCGTTCGTCGAGTACGGCCGTTTCGCCATCGCCGCGCAGCGCCACCGGCGTGACCTGGCCGACCTGATCGCGCGCACCCCGGCCGACGGCCTGGTGGCGGGAACGGCGCGCATCGACGGCAGCGCGTGCGCGGTGCTGTCCTACGACTACACCGTGCTGGCGGGCACGCAGGGCGCGTTGGGGCACCGCAAGAAGGACCGGCTGTTCGAGTTGATCGAGCGGATGCGGCTACCGACGGTGTTCTTCGCCGAGGGTGGCGGGGGACGGCCCGGGGACACCGACATCCCGGTGGTGTCCGCGCTCGACGCGCGCGCGTTCAAGCTGTGGGCCGCGCTGTCCGGTGTGGTGCCGCGCATCGCGGTGGTCAAGGGCCGCTGCTTCGCAGGCAACGCGGTGATCGCGGGCTGTGCGGATCTGATCGTGGCCACCGAGGACGCCTCGATCGGGATGGGTGGGCCCGCCATGATCGCCGGCGGCGGTCTGGGCGACGTCCCGCCCGACGAGGTCGGCCCGATGGCGGTCCAGGCGCCCAACGGCGTGGTCGACGTCGTTGTCGCCGACGAGGGCGAGGCCGTCGCGGTGACGAGGAAACTGCTCGGCTACTTCCAGGGCGCCGCCGCTCCCGGCCGGGGCGGTGACCAAACCCGCTTGCGCACAATGGTTCCCGAACGGGCCAGGCGTGCCTACCAGGTGGCGCCGATCATCGAGACGCTCGCCGACGAGGGATCTGTGACGTTCCTGCGGCCGCGGTTCGCCGCGGAGATGGTCACCGCGCTGGCGCGGATCGATGGGCGCGCGGTGGGCGTCATCGCGAACAACACGATGGTGATGGCCGGCGCGATAACGGCCGCGGCGGCCGACAAGGCGGCGCGGTTCCTGCAGTTGTGTGACGCCTTCGGGCTTCCCATCGTCTCGCTGGTGGACTGCCCCGGGTACATGGTGGGTCCGGCGGCCGAAGCCGAGGGGCTGGTGCGGCGCGCGTCGCGCATGCTGGTCGCCGGCGCCGCGCTCGAGGTGCCCGTCGTCGCGGTCGTGCTGCGCCGCGGCTACGGGCTGGGCGCGCAGGCCATGACCGGCGGCAGCTTGCACGAACCGGTGCTGACCGTCGCGTGGCCCGGTGCGCATCTGGGGCCGATGGGACTCGAGGGAGCGGTCCGGCTGGGCATGCGCAAGGAACTCGAGGCGATCGCCGACGCCGACGAGCGCGAGGAGCGGGTCCGGCTGGCGACGGCCGCGGCCCAGGAGAACGCCAAGGCGCTCAACGCCGCTGCGCTCTTCGAGATCGACGACGTCATCGACCCGGCGGACACCCGCGACATCATCATCGCCACGTTGGCGGCGGCCACCTCGCATCCCTCTCGGGGTGCGGGCCGACGGTTCATCGATACCTGGTAG